The following proteins are co-located in the Clostridiales bacterium genome:
- a CDS encoding Zn-dependent hydrolase produces MFTCDKDRMNDKITTFSKFGDAGHGGITRYSLSPEAHMARDYFVKRMEAIGATIETDDMANMYATLPGSEPGLKRIVMGSHADSVRNGGNYDGILGVIGAMEVLEAIAAEKIPHRHPVTAMIWTNEEGSLYPPAMMSSGVICNEYLPPEIGKKFKKADMLASKSVLDKTTTFGDALSASPYKGEEKNRLNPNDYEAMFELHIEQGPILEDAGKDVGVVTCVLGMFNYRIRFFGQSDHAGTTPMHKRQDALFAAAQALCYLHEEIDKLERPELVYTTGEILCHPNVHTVIPDMVDFSIDVRHEDPELRAKVLEIVKSLETKEWARCRCEVEMAWQRDTVYFDKELVGFVKESADELGASNQFINSGAGHDAQFASYMIPTTMIFVPSKDGHSHCEPEFTSVESCTEGASVMLNALLKADQK; encoded by the coding sequence ATGTTTACCTGTGACAAAGACAGAATGAATGACAAGATCACTACGTTCAGCAAATTTGGTGATGCTGGTCATGGTGGAATCACCAGATACTCCCTATCCCCTGAAGCCCACATGGCAAGAGACTATTTCGTAAAGAGAATGGAAGCCATCGGGGCAACCATAGAAACCGACGATATGGCCAATATGTATGCAACTCTTCCTGGTTCTGAACCGGGGCTGAAGAGAATCGTAATGGGTTCCCATGCTGACTCTGTAAGAAACGGCGGAAATTATGACGGTATTCTCGGCGTTATCGGTGCAATGGAGGTTCTGGAAGCCATCGCTGCAGAAAAGATCCCTCACAGACATCCCGTCACAGCCATGATTTGGACAAACGAGGAAGGCTCCCTTTATCCTCCGGCAATGATGTCCTCCGGCGTAATCTGTAATGAATATCTTCCGCCGGAAATCGGAAAGAAATTTAAAAAAGCCGATATGCTGGCTTCCAAAAGCGTTTTAGATAAAACAACAACCTTTGGCGATGCGCTGAGTGCAAGTCCTTACAAAGGAGAAGAAAAGAATAGACTGAACCCCAATGACTATGAGGCGATGTTTGAACTTCACATCGAGCAGGGACCGATTCTGGAAGATGCGGGCAAGGATGTAGGTGTTGTAACCTGCGTACTGGGAATGTTCAACTACAGGATCAGATTCTTCGGACAGTCAGACCATGCGGGAACTACTCCAATGCACAAGAGACAGGATGCTCTGTTTGCAGCAGCTCAGGCCCTTTGCTATCTGCATGAAGAGATCGACAAGCTGGAACGACCGGAACTGGTTTACACCACAGGCGAGATCCTATGTCATCCAAACGTGCACACTGTCATTCCGGATATGGTTGACTTCTCCATCGACGTAAGACACGAAGATCCAGAATTAAGAGCAAAGGTTCTGGAAATCGTAAAGAGCCTGGAAACAAAAGAATGGGCAAGATGCCGCTGCGAAGTGGAAATGGCATGGCAGCGTGACACCGTTTACTTTGACAAAGAGCTGGTAGGCTTTGTAAAGGAAAGTGCAGACGAACTGGGCGCTTCCAATCAGTTCATCAACAGCGGAGCAGGTCATGATGCGCAGTTTGCTTCTTACATGATTCCTACAACCATGATCTTCGTTCCTTCCAAGGATGGCCACAGCCACTGCGAACCAGAATTCACTTCTGTGGAATCCTGTACAGAGGGCGCAAGCGTAATGCTGAACGCACTTCTGAAGGCAGATCAGAAATAA
- a CDS encoding peptide chain release factor 3 — MITHLQEINRRRTFAIISHPDAGKTTLTEKLLLYGGAIRLAGTVKGRKSKAYAVSDWMEIEKQRGISVTSSVMNFDYNGYRINILDTPGHQDFSEDTYRTLTAADSAVMLIDGAKGVEEQTKKLFQVCRMRGIPIFTFINKLDRHCKSPFELMEEIEEALGIRSCPINWPIGSDGNYKGVYNRKLAQIELFHAGEDGQRIFPSENGTASDERFKEIIGEDLYLKLNEEIELLDIAGDEFDMEKVISGELTPMFLGSAMSNFGVQPFLDEFIRLAPHPGEKSTDQGMIKPDAEEFSGFVFKIQANMNMAHRDRIAFIKICSGKFEKGLTVNHVRTGKKISLSQPQQFFAQERSMVEEAYPGDIIGVFDPGIFNIGDTLCEGKKSFRFEGIPIFPAEHFATVSTKNALKRKQFLKGINQISEEGAIQVFKQPNIGVEALTIGVVGIMQFEVLEYRLKHEYGVDVTIQTLPYQLARWVSVEKFTREMLGYTDQAEIVEDRYDRPVILFHNQWALNRIREKHSGITFYDIPPYV, encoded by the coding sequence ATTATAACACATTTACAAGAGATCAATCGAAGAAGAACCTTTGCAATCATATCCCACCCCGATGCCGGCAAAACCACACTAACGGAAAAGCTGCTGCTTTACGGAGGCGCAATCCGGCTCGCAGGAACCGTTAAGGGAAGAAAATCCAAAGCTTATGCCGTTTCGGACTGGATGGAAATAGAAAAGCAAAGAGGAATATCCGTTACTTCCAGTGTTATGAATTTTGATTATAACGGTTATCGTATTAATATCCTGGACACCCCGGGTCATCAGGATTTCAGTGAAGACACCTATCGAACGTTAACCGCTGCCGACAGCGCAGTCATGCTGATCGACGGTGCAAAGGGTGTGGAGGAACAAACCAAGAAGCTTTTCCAGGTTTGCAGAATGCGCGGCATTCCGATCTTCACGTTTATCAATAAACTGGATCGTCACTGCAAAAGTCCCTTTGAGCTGATGGAAGAAATAGAAGAAGCCCTCGGCATCCGTTCCTGCCCCATTAACTGGCCCATCGGTTCCGACGGCAATTATAAGGGAGTTTATAACCGCAAGCTGGCTCAAATAGAACTTTTCCATGCGGGCGAAGACGGCCAGAGAATCTTTCCTTCGGAAAACGGAACAGCATCAGACGAACGTTTTAAAGAAATTATCGGTGAGGACCTGTATCTCAAGCTGAACGAAGAAATTGAGCTGCTGGACATTGCCGGAGATGAATTTGATATGGAAAAGGTAATCTCAGGAGAACTTACGCCGATGTTTCTGGGCAGCGCCATGAGCAATTTCGGGGTACAGCCGTTTTTGGATGAGTTTATTCGTCTGGCACCTCATCCCGGAGAAAAATCCACGGATCAAGGCATGATCAAGCCCGATGCCGAAGAATTCTCCGGCTTTGTTTTCAAAATTCAAGCCAATATGAATATGGCCCACAGAGACAGAATCGCATTTATTAAGATCTGTTCGGGAAAATTTGAAAAAGGACTTACAGTAAATCATGTAAGAACCGGAAAAAAGATCAGTTTGTCGCAGCCTCAGCAATTTTTTGCCCAGGAGCGCTCCATGGTAGAGGAAGCATACCCCGGGGATATCATCGGTGTCTTTGATCCGGGAATCTTCAATATTGGCGATACCTTGTGCGAAGGGAAAAAGAGTTTTCGCTTTGAAGGCATTCCGATTTTTCCGGCAGAGCATTTCGCAACAGTCTCTACCAAAAATGCGCTGAAGCGAAAACAGTTTCTCAAAGGGATCAATCAAATCTCTGAGGAAGGGGCAATCCAGGTTTTCAAGCAGCCGAATATAGGCGTTGAAGCATTGACAATCGGCGTTGTAGGCATCATGCAGTTCGAAGTACTGGAATATCGGCTGAAGCACGAATACGGTGTGGACGTCACCATCCAAACGCTTCCTTACCAGCTTGCAAGATGGGTGTCTGTGGAGAAGTTTACACGAGAGATGCTTGGATATACCGATCAAGCAGAGATTGTGGAAGACCGATACGACAGACCGGTAATCCTGTTCCACAACCAATGGGCACTGAATAGAATACGGGAAAAGCATTCAGGGATCACTTTTTATGATATCCCTCCATATGTTTAA
- a CDS encoding helix-turn-helix transcriptional regulator encodes MTFGENLKMMRKKSNLSQEQFAEKINVSRSAVAKWESDIGMPDINNLKIIARVLDISIDNLLSDDKLPCLNGTEDFHEKTVQMESFGRNTTSQAQRDYMGETITDLIGRKCDIDLSGWNDGVYDAYIIGQDSNFVFYLIENKNMQKVGALGKNHITNIEELKDKKHQQLDHAFLQTNRTYLLDKHVMIEQVCKDGIVKGFFDFTNDNYLDVTIRAFEDNLLVLGLGNTVEISKVAKIQEL; translated from the coding sequence TTGACGTTTGGAGAAAACTTGAAGATGATGCGAAAAAAATCAAATCTATCACAGGAGCAGTTTGCTGAAAAAATAAATGTATCTCGCTCAGCCGTTGCAAAATGGGAGTCCGATATAGGGATGCCTGACATCAACAATCTGAAAATAATAGCACGTGTGTTGGATATAAGCATTGATAATTTATTAAGTGATGATAAGCTACCGTGTCTCAATGGAACAGAAGATTTTCATGAAAAAACGGTCCAGATGGAGTCTTTTGGAAGAAATACTACATCGCAGGCTCAGCGTGATTACATGGGGGAAACAATAACTGATTTAATTGGAAGGAAATGCGATATTGACCTTTCTGGTTGGAACGATGGCGTATATGATGCATATATTATCGGTCAGGATTCAAATTTTGTTTTTTACTTAATTGAAAATAAAAACATGCAAAAAGTAGGGGCCCTTGGGAAAAATCATATTACGAATATTGAAGAGCTAAAGGATAAAAAGCATCAGCAGCTGGATCATGCTTTCCTGCAGACAAATAGAACCTATTTGCTTGATAAGCATGTAATGATTGAGCAAGTCTGCAAAGATGGAATTGTAAAAGGTTTTTTCGATTTTACAAACGATAATTATCTGGACGTTACAATAAGAGCATTTGAAGATAATCTTTTGGTCTTAGGTTTGGGAAATACTGTTGAGATAAGTAAGGTCGCTAAGATTCAAGAACTCTAG